One part of the Megachile rotundata isolate GNS110a chromosome 16, iyMegRotu1, whole genome shotgun sequence genome encodes these proteins:
- the ebo gene encoding exportin ellipsoid body open, which produces MDNDAAALQNLEHLMTEFFSPQTTNERKRTIEQSFQEFAGQIDSWRPCLHFLSSTNNHHVSMFALSTLEITIGRRWPILPWEDRALTRSTLYTLSLERGVAPFVRNKVVKLVVDIARHDWPHFYPDFYLNILQLLSHKHTRLLGLIYLRTASEELATPREDLPIQRKNELLRFLSAQVPLTLETLTILLREATKLQSRSGTVTPPPSPTSGQNVAPARAILDVEGLSTGTSEVCIATLDVLAHLFSWIELSEHISTNLLDAIFTCARYHDAMNGKQVEMAVQAVTTINELLYRPLCSPDVTDRLLVEIFQNGVTLFQLLERLDSVNESYMEKLTEFLQLFVTNHLKRIESCPKFPVNTLLEVLCHHTFQQCSTVNGYLRCLDVWTTLLESTQSRYSPVALAVAERVLQKMSFKLNTRILKDLDTESLDENEETEWQHFLRCNIECLAKVADISPIPVFTLLYRSWREGLIMFGELGTVIANNQVILLNESEASNVHAHLRDLASTTQALARLYSLFLGDNQSIDQSLAEEVVSQTLDACKFAKSNQLYKASLQPAAIVIDLIEVHSQLLASLQAWCHWIANKPEKAKESLCQQCIDSCISALDYTTFCDNPPPASLTHSATHLFQSITAILKPVLWDEPTFRNLISMVTYPFLKPDTIKVLRRALVNAIVLPHGDGIIRERLLVTMISTLSAPLGSEGQPAPTKSTISMTVVPLTQLLNDCSASSTTIKKMLHSCLGPTINRILELLPYMIKCQIICEMLLSFLHSVFLVLQQQLGPEFTQNAVQGLLHIYTRENIPAGPALDQLLEILILVVSATSSAFKAFVPSVTNLCLGQVWPVIGNDLSSYPDTTLVLLKLFHSILMHRWQYFYNTSVLLTLGHPDEEESVEHKEELVAILEAFGQALLQPDVNIFRQSLQSLEQLNIQWRLYQRAIFKAHLLERFLMALFTVLFQQSHNLLADEIATAIHSLASVNIAWFFGHFLPTFLASCEGVDDMQKATLLGNFDKSTDQPTLTRSVLRLISDLRCYQFCRPG; this is translated from the exons ATG GACAATGATGCAGCTGCTCTGCAGAATTTGGAGCATCTCATGACAGAATTTTTTTCACCACAAACAACTAATGAACGAAAACGTACCATTGAACAGAGCTTTCAGGAATTTGCAGGACAAATTGATTCCTGGAGACCTTGCTTACATTTTTTATCGTCTACTAATAATCATCATGTTAGCATGTTTGCTCTATCCACTTTAGAG attACAATTGGAAGGCGATGGCCAATTCTTCCATGGGAAGATAGGGCACTTACAAGATCTACTTTATATACCTTGTCGTTAGAAAGAGGTGTAGCTCCTTTTGTAAGAAATAAGGTAGTCAAATTAGTTGTGGATATTGCAAGGCATGACTGGCCACATTTTTATCCAgatttttacttaaatattttacag TTGCTGAGTCATAAACACACAAGACTGTTGGGCCTCATTTATCTGAGAACAGCTTCAGAGGAATTAGCAACTCCAAGAGAAGACTTACCGATACAAAGAAAGAATGAGTTACTTAGGTTTCTTAGTGCTCAAGTACCTTTAACTTTGGAAACTCTTACAA TACTTTTAAGAGAAGcaacaaaattgcaaagtcgTTCTGGAACAGTTACACCACCTCCATCACCTACCAGTGGTCAAAATGTAGCACCCGCAAGAGCCATTTTAGATGTGGAAGGATTATCTACAGGAACTAGCGAAGTGTGTATAGCTACATTGGATGTATTAGCTCATTTATTTAGTTGGATTGAATTATCTGAACATATCTCTACTAACTTATTGGATGCCATTTTCACCTGTGCCAGGTATCACGATGCGATG AATGGAAAACAAGTAGAAATGGCTGTGCAAGCTGTTACTACGATAAATGAACTTTTATATAGACCATTGTGTTCTCCTGATGTAACTGACAGATTATTGGTAGAGATATTTCAGAATGGAGTTACATTATTTCAGCTTTTAGAACGTTTGGATTCTGTCAATGAaag TTATATGGAGAAGCTAACAGAATTCTTACAATTATTTGTAACAAATCATCTAAAGAGAATTGAATCATGTCCTAAATTTCCAGTGAATACGTTATTAGAAGTCTTGTGCCATCATACTTTTCAACAATGCTCAACAGTGAACGGATACTTAAGATGCTTAGATGTTTGGACCACTCTTTTAGAAAGTACACAATCTCGATACTCTCCAGTAGCACTAGCTGTTGCTGAGAGAGTATTGCAAAAGATGAGTTTTAAACTTAATACACGCATATTAAAAGACCTCGATACGGAAAGTTTGGATGAAAAT GAAGAAACAGAATGGCAGCATTTTTTAAGATGTAATATAGAATGTTTGGCAAAAGTAGCAGATATTTCCCCAATCCCAGTTTTCACATTACtg TATCGTTCTTGGAGAGAAGGTTTGATAATGTTTGGAGAACTAGGCACCGTTATTGCGAATAATcaagtaattttattaaacgaGTCAGAAGCTTCAAATGTACATGCACATTTACGAGATTTAGCTTCTACAACTCAAGCACTGGCTCGATTATATTCACTCTTCTTGG GAGATAATCAAAGTATTGATCAATCATTAGCTGAAGAAGTAGTGTCTCAAACATTGGATGCATGTAAATTTGCGAAATCCAATCAGTTATATAAAGCATCATTACAACCAGCTGCAATTGTGATAGATCTCATAGAAGT TCATTCACAGTTGTTAGCATCACTTCAAGCTTGGTGCCATTGGATAGCTAACAAACCAGAAAAAGCAAAAGAATCACTTTGTCAGCAATGCATTGATTCGTGCATTTCAGCATTAGATTATACAACATTCTGTGATAATCCTCCACCGGCAAGTTTAACTCATTCCGCGACTCATCTTTTTCAAAGTATTACTGCTATTCTAAAACCTGTATTATGGGATGAACCTACATTCAGAAACTTGATTTCTATGGTAACATATCCATTTTTGAAACCTGATACAATAAAGGTACTGAGAAGAGCATTGGTGAATGCTATTGTTCTACCACATGGAGATGGAATCATTAGAGAAAGATTATTAG ttaCCATGATATCAACTTTGTCTGCACCTCTCGGTTCAGAAGGACAACCCGCACCTACAAAATCTACAATTTCAATGACAGTAGTACCATTAACTCAGTTACTAAATGACTGTTCTGCGTCATCTACGacgataaaaaaaatgttacattcaTGTTTGGGGCCAACGATAAATCGAATATTAGAATTGTTGCCATATATGATAAAGTGTCAAATTATCTGTGAAATGTTGCTTAGTTTCCTACATTCAGTATTTTTAGTATTACAACAACAATTAGGTCCTGAATTTACTCAAAACGCGGTTCAGGGACTGTTGCACATTTATACAAG AGAAAATATACCTGCTGGACCTGCTCTAGATCAgttattggaaattttaatattagtcGTATCAGCAACTAGCAGTGCATTTAAAGCATTTGTTCCTTCAGTGACTAATTTATGTTTGGGACAAGTGTGGCCTGTTATTGGAAATGATCTTAGTTCATATCCAGATACTACACTTGTTTTATTAAAGCTTTTTCATAG CATACTCATGCATAGATGGCAATACTTTTATAATACTTCTGTATTACTTACTCTTGGTCATCCCGATGAAGAAGAATCAGTTGAACATAAAGAAGAGTTAGTTGCAATTTTAGAAGCGTTTGGCCAAGCTCTTCTCCAGCCCGATGTTAATATATTTCGTCAAAGTTTACAAAGTCTTGAACAGTTAAATATACAATGGAGACTTTATCAACGAGCTATATTCAAAGCTCACTTGCTTGAGAGATTTTTAATGGCATTATTTACGGTTCTATTTCAACA GTCCCATAATTTATTAGCAGATGAAATTGCAACTGCTATACATAGTTTAGCTTCAGTTAATATAGCATGGTTCTTTGGACATTTCTTGCCAACATTTTTAGCAAGTTGTGAAGGTGTGGACGACATGCAGAAAGCTACTCTATTAGGAAACTTTGATAAATCTACG GATCAACCAACCTTAACGAGGTCAGTTCTTCGACTTATTTCTGACCTACGATGTTATCAATTTTGTCGACCCGGTTGA
- the Nle gene encoding notchless protein homolog 1, translated as MNKRKHEETGNNGDTSTEPTENKRVLARFKSDQGEVLSGGLLDLPTNITVDKLQAICNALLQHEEPIPFTFYINDIEIVDSLENNINENFSISEDVVEIIYQPQAIFKVRAVTRCSGSLEGHKEAVISVAFSPDGTGLASGSGDTTVRFWDIYTQTPYYTCEGHKHWVLCISWSPCGTKLASACKNGTILLWDPKTGKQIGKAMLGHKMWVTSLSWEPFHRNPKCQYLVSASKDGDLRIWDTIRAQTVRSLSGHTKSVTCVKWGGNGLIYSASQDRTIKIWRAEDGILCRTLQGHAHWVNTLALNVDYVLRTGPFHLGKSQDQNEDVIEYAKKQYQSIGEEILVSGSDDFTLFLWKPEKEKKPIARMTGHQQLINDVKFSPNGRIIASASFDKSIKLWEANTGKYITSLRGHVQAVYSVAWSADSRLLVSGSADSTLKVWCMKTKKLCQDLPGHADEVYAVDWSPDGLCVASGGKDKVLRLWQN; from the exons ATGAATAAAAGAAAACACGAGGAGACTGGAAATAATGGAGATACTTCAACAGAACCAACAGAAAATAAGCGGGTTTTGGCTCGCTTTAAATCAGATCAGGGTGAAGTACTATCAGGGGGATTGCTAGATTTACCCACAAATATTACTGTTGATAAGTTACAAGCAATTTGTAATGCACTTTTGCAACATGAAGAACCAATACCTTTCACTTTTTACATTAATGACATTGAGATTGTAGACAgtttagaaaataatattaatgaaaattttagTATCAGTGAAGATGTAGTTGAAATTATATATCAACCTCAAGCAATCTTTAAAGTTAGAGCAGTTACAAGGTGTAGTGGATCATTAGAAG GGCATAAGGAAGCTGTAATATCAGTTGCATTTTCACCAGACGGAACAGGTCTAGCTAGTGGTTCTGGAGATACAACAgttagattttgggatatttataCACAAACACCATATTATACATGTGAGGGTCATAAACATTGGGTTTTATGTATATCTTGGTCACCATGTGGAACAAAACTTGCATCTGCATGTAAAAATGGCACAATTTTATTATGGGATCCAAAAACAGGCAAACAAATAG GGAAAGCTATGTTAGGACATAAAATGTGGGTAACTTCTTTATCTTGGGAACCATTTCATAGAAATCCTAAATGTCAATATTTAGTTAGCGCTTCAAAAGATGGTGATTTAAGAATATGGGATACAATCAGAGCACAAACAGTTCGTTCCCTTTCTGGTCACACAAAAAGTGTAACATGTGTTAAGTGGGGAGGTAATGGACTTATTTATTCCGCATCACAAGATAGGACTATTAAAATATGGAGAGCTGAAGAT ggAATTTTATGCAGAACTTTACAAGGTCATGCACATTGGGTGAATACATTAGCATTAAATGTAGATTATGTACTTAGGACTGGTCCTTTCCATCTAGGAAAAAGTCAAGATCAAAATGAAGATGTTATAGAGTATGCAAAGAAACAGTATCAATCTATAGGTGAAGAAATACTTGTTTCTGGTTCTGATGACTTTACATTATTTCTTTGGAAGccagaaaaagagaagaaacctattg CAAGAATGACTGGCCACCAACAACTAATTAATGACGTAAAATTTTCTCCAAATGGCCGTATTATTGCATCAGCTTCGTTCGATAAATCTATAAAGTTGTGGGAAGCGAATACTGGGAAATATATAACTTCTTTAAGAGGTCATGTACAAGCTGTATATTCAGTTGCATGGAGTGCAGATTCTCGTTTACTTGTTAGTGGAAGCGCAGATTCTACTTTGAAAG TATGGTGTATGAAAACAAAGAAACTTTGTCAAGATTTACCAGGTCATGCAGATGAAGTTTATGCTGTGGATTGGTCTCCAGATGGATTGTGCGTTGCATCTGGTGGAAAAGATAAAGTCTTAAGGCTttggcaaaattaa
- the LOC143266011 gene encoding uncharacterized protein LOC143266011 yields MLFFYFKESKENIRTVYDLQLQEKTETINSLTVYVEETQSQYNECFSEAAKQDALLDLQRDEIRNLQQKINSTEMDNYLTSISIHIKYYTLLKTIQVEESGRLLYIIV; encoded by the exons atgctatttttttattttaaagaatcAAAGGAAAATATTCGAACAGTTTATGATTTACAGCTTCAAGAAAAGACTGAAACTATCAATTCATTAACAGTGTATGTTGAAGAAACTCAAAGTCAGTATAATGAATGCTTTTCAGAG GCTGCTAAGCAAGATGCTTTATTGGATTTACAAAGAGATGAAATTCGTAATctacaacaaaaaattaattctacagAAATGGATAATTATCTGACAAGTATCTCCAtccatattaaatattatacactTTTAAAAACAATACAGGTAGAAGAATCTGGAAGATTgctttatataattgtataa